One window of Papaver somniferum cultivar HN1 chromosome 9, ASM357369v1, whole genome shotgun sequence genomic DNA carries:
- the LOC113309793 gene encoding histone H2A, sperm-like — MEGTATANVGKGGRYGGDRKKAGLQFPVGRIARFLKKGRYSRRLGSGAPVYMAAVLEYLAAEVLELAGNAARDNKKSRIIPRHLCLAIRNDEELGKLLAGVTIASGGVLPNINPILLPKKSGKAEPETQKFPGKSVASKSSKK; from the exons ATGGAAGGAACTGCAACTGCAAATGTTGGCAAGGGAGGAAGATATGGCGGTGATAGAAAGAAAGCCGGATTACAATTCCCAGTCGGAAGAATCGCTCGTTTCTTGAAGAAAGGTCGTTATTCTCGACGTCTTGGTTCTGGTGCTCCCGTTTACATGGCTGCTGTTCTCGAGTATCTCGCTGCTGAG GTattggaattggctggaaatgctGCAAGAGACAACAAGAAATCGAGAATTATCCCAAGACATTTGTGTTTAGCAATAAGGAATGATGAAGAATTGGGGAAATTGCTTGCTGGTGTTACAATTGCTAGTGGTGGTGTCCTTCCTAACATTAACCCCATCTTGTTACCAAAGAAGAGCGGAAAGGCTGAGCCAGAAACTCAAAAATTTCCAGGAAAATCTGTTGCTTCTAAATCTTCCAAGAAGTAA
- the LOC113309791 gene encoding probable NAD(P)H dehydrogenase (quinone) FQR1-like 3 has product MSSTKIYIVYYSLYGHVVTMAREVRRGASSVEGVEATLWQVPETLPEKILEKMKAPAKEDDVPVISPEQLKEADGFLFGFPSRFGMMPAQCKAFFDSTYELWETQSLAGKPAGIFWSTGFHGGGQENTAFTAITQLAHHGMLFVPLGYTFGDGMYEMNEVKGGSSYGSGTYAGDGTRVPSELEMKQAFYHGQYLAGIAKKLKVTA; this is encoded by the exons ATGTCCAGCACCAAAATTTACATTGT CTACTACTCCTTGTATGGGCACGTTGTAACAATGGCGCGGGAAGTGCGCCGGGGAGCCAGTAGTGTTGAAGGTGTGGAAGCAACCCTTTGGCAG GTACCTGAGACACTTCCTGAGaagatattagagaaaatgaaagcaCCTGCTAAGGAGGACGACGTTCCAGTGATTAGTCCGGAACAACTTAAGGAAGCTGACGGATTTTTATTTGGATTCCCTTCACGTTTCGGTATGATGCCAGCCCAATGCAAGGCTTTCTTTGACTCGACATATGAACTTTGGGAAACTCAATCACTCGCTGGAAAACCTGCTGGTATCTTTTGGAGCACAGGTTTTCACGGAGGAGGCCAGGAGAATACGGC ATTCACAGCCATAACACAACTGGCACATCATGGGATGTTATTTGTTCCGCTGGGGTACACTTTCGGAGACGGTATGTATGAAATGAATGAAGTGAAAGGTGGATCTTCGTATGGATCTGGAACTTATGCAGGAGATGGTACTCGTGTTCCCTCGGAATTAGAGATGAAACAGGCATTCTACCATGGTCAGTACCTTGCAGGAATTGCAAAGAAGCTCAAAGTCACTGCATAG